The genomic window GAACGGAGCCAAAGATGGCGGGCCTCAAGGATAAGCGCGGCTTCATCGACAAGGATCGGATCGATCTGTCGGAACGTCAGTCGGTCGAATACTGGATGAAACGCTGGGGCGTGACCAAGGACCAGATCACCGCCGCGCACCGCAAGGTTGGGCGCATGACCAAGGATATCGCGGCGGAATTGGGCAAGAAGCGCTGACGCCGCCTGCCTGAAACGAGAAACGGCCCCGGAGCACTCCGGGGCCGTTTCGGTTTCTGGCTTAGATGTGGATCACACGCCCATAGGCGTCCAGCGCCGCTTCGTGCATGGCCTCCGACATGGTCGGATGCGGATAGACGATCCCGTGGATGTCTTCTTCCGTGGCCTCCATGGTGATGGCGGTGACATAGCCCTGGATCATTTCGGTGACCTCGTGGCCGATCATGTGGGCGCCGATCAGGGCGCCGGTCTTGGCGTCGAAGATCACCTTGACGAAGCCGTCGGTGTCGCCCGAGGCGATCGCCTTTCCGTTCACGCGGAACGGGAAGCGGCCGATCTTGACGTCGCGCTTCTCGGCGCGCGCAGCCTGTTCGGTGACACCGACCGAGGCGACCTGCGGCTGGGCATAGGTACAGCCGGCGATAGGTGAATGGACGTTGGGCGTCTTGTAGCCGGCGATATGTTCGGCGGCGTGGATGCCTTCGTGCGACGCCTTGTGCGCCAGCCAGGGCGCGCCAGCGCAGTCGCCAATGGCGTACAGGCCCTTGACGTTGGTCTGGCAGTGGCCGTCGATCTTGACGTGGCCGCGGTCCATTTCCAGACCCAGTTCTTCCAGGCCGATGCCGTCGGTATTGGCGGTGATGCCGACGGCCGAGATGCAGACCTCGGCCTCCAGGGTCTCCGCCTTGCCGCCGATCTCCACGGCGACCTTCACGCCCTTGGCGTCCTTGCTCACCTTGGTGACCTTGGCGCCCAGCTTGAACTTCATGCCGCGCTTTTCGAACGACTTCTGAGCGGCTTTGGAGACCTCTTCGTCCTCGACCGGCATGATGCGATCCACCGCCTCGACCACAGTCACGTCGCAGCCCAGAGCGCGGTAGAAGCTGCCGAATTCGATGCCTATGGCGCCCGAACCGATCACGACGATCGACTTGGGCATGAATTTCGGCGCCATGGCCTCGCGATAGGCCCAAATGCGATCGCCGTCGGCTTCCAGCCCGATCTGCGGCAGGGCGCGAGCGCGGGCGCCGACAGCCAGCATGACGGACTTAGCTTCCAAAACGCGCGAACCGCCTGCTTTCATAGCGACCACGACCTTTGGCGGGGCGGCGCCCTTCTCCAGCTTGGCCGAACCCTCGATAACCTCGATCTTGTTCTTCTTCATCAGGAAGCCGACGCCCTGATTCAGTTGTTTGGCCACGCCACGCGAGCGCTGGATGATGGCGTCGAAGTCGAACGACGCGCCGGACGCCGAAAGGCCGTACTCCTTCAGATGGCTCAGGCTCTCGAACTTTTCGCCCGACTTCAGCAGGGCCTTGGTCGGGATGCAGCCCCAGTTCAGGCAAATGCCGCCCAGGTTCTCGCGCTCGACGATGGCGACCTTCAAACCCAACTGGCTGGCGCGAATGGCCGCGACATAACCGCCGGGGCCCGAGCCGATGACGACGAGATCGAATTCAGCAGCCATTAGATCAACTTCTCGATGTCGGCCTTGATGGCCTCGGGTTCAGTCTGCGGGGCATAGCGGGCGACCACCCTGCCCTCGCGGTCGGTCAGGAACTTGGTGAAGTTCCACTTGATGGCTTTGGAGCCCAGGAAGCCGCGCTTCTGTTCGGTCAGCCAGGCGTAAAGCGGGTGTCGGTTCGGTCCATTGACCTCCACCTTGTCGAAGAGGGGAAAGGTCACGTCGAAACTGGTGGCGCAGAAGGCGGCGATTTCCGCCGCCTTGCCCGGTTCCTGCTCGCCGAACTGGTTGCAGGGAAAGCCCAACACCTCGAACGGCTGATCAGCGAACGCCCGGTGCAGCTTTTCCAGACCGTCGTATTGGCCGGTGAAGCCGCACTTGGACGCTGTGTTCACGATCAGCAACGCCTGACCGCGAAAGCGATCGAGCGAAACGTCCGTGCCGTCGATGGCGCGGGCGGAGAAGTCATAGACCGAGGTCATGACCTCACCCTCCCCTTACGCCAGCATCGCGACGGGATCTTCGATCAGCGGCTTGAACGCTTGCAGGAAGCGGGCGCCGGTCGCGCCGTCCACCACGCGGTGATCGCAGGTCAGGGTCACGGTCATGACCGTGGCCGGCACGACCTGGCCGTTCTTGACGACCGCGCGCTGCTCGCCTGCGCCCACGCTCATGATGCAGCCCTGCGGCTCATTGATGATCGAGGTGAACTGCTTGATGCCGAACATGCCCAGGTTGGACACCGAGAAGGTGCCGCCCTGGAACTCGTCCGGCTTCAGCTTGCGGTCGCGGGCGCGCTTGGCCAGGTCCTTGGACTCGGTCGCGATCTGCGCCAGACCCTTGGTTTCGGCCTTTTTGATGATCGGGGTGATCAGGCCGCCATCGATCGCCACCGCCATGGAGACATCGGCGTTGTGGTGCATGGCGATGCCTTCGGGCGTGTAGGAGGCGTTCGCCTCCGGCACCATCTTTAACGCCAGGGCGGCGGCCTTGATGACGAAGTCGTTGACCGAGACCTTGATCCCTTGCGGCTCCAGCATCTTGTTGACCTTGGCGCGCACGGCCATCAGCTGGTCGATCTCGCAGTCGATGAACAGCGGGAAGTGCGGCACATTCTGGACGCTGTCGACCATGCGGCGCGCGACGGCCTTCTTCATGCCGTCCAGCGGGATCAGGTCGTAGCTGCCGTCCGGAATGCCCATCTGCGCCAGCGACTGCGCTTTGCGCGGCTCGATGCCCGAAGTCGCGGCGGCGGTCGTTGCCGATGCGGCAGCCGGTTGAGTTGCGCCCTTCGCCACCCCTTCGACGTCGCGCTTGACGATGCGACCATGCGGACCGGTGCCCTTGATTGACTTCAGATCGACGCCGTTCTGGGCGGCGATTCGTCGAGCGAGCGGTGACGAGAAGATGCGATCTCCGCTGTCCGACTTCGGCGCGGCGGGCGCCGGAGCGGCAGGCGTAGCCGCCTTGGGCGCCTCGGCAGCAGCAGGAGCAGCCTCGGCCTTGGGGGCTTCCGTTTTTGCAGCCGACCTTTCAGCCGGCTTGGCTGCGGCCGCGCCGCCCTCGTCCTTCAGGCGGGCGATGGGCGTATTGACCTTCACGCCTTCCGTGCCTTCAGCGACCAGGATGTCGGTGACTTCGCCCTCGTCCACGGCCTCGACTTCCATCGTGGCCTTGTCGGTTTCGATCTCAGCGATCACGTCTCCGGCGGAGACGACGTCCCCGACCTTGACGTGCCACTTGGCCAGAACGCCCTCCTCCATCGTCGGAGACAGGGCCGGCATCAGGATGTCGGTCATCAGGCGTTCCCCCCGGTTGGCGTAATCGGTTCGGCGACAGTGCGGACGTCATTCGCCTTCACCACTTCGCTGAGACCTTCGAGGATGCGGTGGTAGGCCGCAGTTTCATCGTGTTGATGCCGCACGGCATAACCATGCGCCATATGTCGAGCCGCATAGGCCAGCAGCCGACCGAACTGTATGGGATCGTTGAAGGCCGGTTTGACGGACATCACCGGCTCGTCCTTCGACCACCACATCCGGAGGACTTCAATGGCTGCGGCGTCAGCAGCGACGCTGTCTGGCGTCGTCAGCATGAACTCCGATGCCTCGGTCATGCCATCACCTGTTTCACGGCGGCGATGATCTTGTCCACGCCCGGCAGCGACAACACCTCCAGGTTGGCGGCGTAGGGCAGCGGCACGTCTTCCTGGTGCACGCGCAGCGGCGGAGCATCCAGATAGTCAAAAGCATGTTCGATGACGCGAGCGACGACCTCGGCGCCGACGCCCATCGGACCCCAGCCCTCTTCGGCAGAGACCAGGCGGTTCGTCTTCTTGACGCTCTCGACGATGGTCTCGTGATCCAGGGGGCGCAGAGTGCGCAGGTCGATCACCTCAGCCTCGATACCCTCCTCGGCCAACTTCTCGGCGGCCTGCAGGGCGAAGCCGACCATGCGGCTGTGGGCGGTGATGGTGACGTCCTTGCCTTCGCGGCGGACCTTGGCCTTGCCGATCGGCAGGACATAGTCCTCGACCTCCGGCACATCGAACTCCAGGCCGTACATCATCTCGTGTTCGAGGAAGACGACCGGGTTCGGGTCGCGGATGGCGGCTTTCAGCAAGCCCTTGGCGTCGGCCGCGTCATAGGGTGCGATGACCTTCAGACCCGGCACTTGCGCATACCAGGCCGAATAGTCCTGGCTGTGCTGGGCGCCGACGCGCGAAGCGGCGCCGTTCGGACCGCGGAAGACGATGGGCGCGCGGATCTGACCGCCCGACATATAGAGCGTCTTGGCGGCTGAGTTGATGATGTGGTCGATCGCCTGCATGGCGAAGTTGAACGTCATGAACTCGACGATCGGCTTCAGGCCCGACATGGCCGCGCCGACGCCCAAACCGGCGAAGCCATGCTCGGTGATCGGAGTATCGACGACGCGCTGGTCGCCGAACTCCTGCAGCAGGTCGCGGCTGACCTTGTAAGCGCCCTGGTACTGGGCGACTTCCTCGCCGATCAGGAAGACGCGGTCATCGCGACGCATTTCTTCGGCCATGGCGTCACGCAGGGCGTCGCGCACGGTCGTCTTGACCAGTTTGGCGTCGGCCGGGATTTCCGGGTCACGCAGTTCGACCTTGGGCGTCGCGGTCTGGGCTGGCGCCTTTTCCGGATCGCCGGTCTTGCCTTCGGCCGCAGCCTTGGGAGCCTCAGCTTCGCCCTGCGCGGGGTCAGCCTTCGGCGCAGGCGCCGCTGCGCCATCTTCGCCGGCCAGACGCGCGATCGGCGTGTTGACCTTCACGTTCTCGGAGCCTTCGGCGACCAGGATTTCCAGCACTTCGCCTTCGTCCACGGCCTCGACTTCCATCGTCGCCTTGTCGGTTTCGATCTCGGCGATCACCTGGCCGGCCGACACGGTGTCGCCCGCCTTGATATGCCATTTGGTCAGCGTGCCCTCTTCCATCGTGGGGGACAGCGCCGGCATCAGAATGTCGGTCACGGATCAGGCCTCCACGTAGACGTCGGTATAGAGCTCGGACGGATCGGGTTCCGGGCTCTCTTGGGCGAATTGAACAGCTTCGGCGACGATCGCCTTGATTTCGGTATCGATGGCCTTGAGCTCGTCCTCGGTCGCATTGGCGGCCGACAGCAGCGTCTTCAGGTGATCGATCGGGTCGCGGGTCTTCTTGACCTCGTCGACCTCTTCCTTGGTCCGGTATTTGGCCGGGTCTGACATCGAGTGACCGCGATAGCGATAGGTCTTCACTTCCAGGATGAAGGGACCGCCGCCCTCGCGGGCGCGCTTCACCGCACGCGCCGTCGCGTCGCGCACGGCCAGCACGTCCATGCCGTCGACCTGCTCGCCCGGAATGCCGAAGCTGGCGCCGCGCTGATACAGTTCGGTCGTCGAGGACGAGCGTTCGATGCTCGTGCCCATGGCGTACTGGTTGTTCTCGATGATGTAGATGGCCGGCAGCTTCCACAGCTGCGCCATGTTGAAGCTCTCGTACACCTGCCCCTGGTTCGAGGCGCCGTCGCCGAAATAGACGAAGGCCACCGAATCGTCGCCGCGATACTTGCCGGCGAAGGCCAAGCCGGTGCCCAGCGCCACCTGGGCGCCGACGATGCCGTGACCGCCATAGAAGCCGGTCGGCACGTCGAACATGTGCATCGAGCCGCCCTTGCCCTTGGACGAACCGCCGCTGCGGCCGGTCAGCTCAGCCATGACTTCCTTGGGATCCATGCCGGCGGCCAGCATGTGGCCGTGGTCGCGGTATCCGGTGATAATCTTGTCGTGGCCTTGTTTGACGCTCTCCTGAACGCCGACCGCCACGGCCTCCTGGCCGATGTACAGGTGGCAGAAGCCGCCGATCAGACCCATGCCGTAGAGTTGGCCCGCACGCTCTTCGAAGCGGCGGATCAGAACCATCTCGCGATAGAAGCGCAGAAGGTCTTCCTTGGACGCCGTCGGCGTGTTGGGCAGTTTGTCAGGCGTGGTCGTCTGAGCGGATTTGGCTGGGGCTTTCGCCATCCGGTATCTCCCGGCTAGGCGCCGAGAACCGACGCCTTCTTATCGTTACGGAAAGGGGCTTTAGCAGCCTTCCTTCCGGTAACGCAAAGGGGTGCGGGTCGCCCTGTAACAATAGTTCAAGTGGTGAAGGCTGCTTAGCCTTGGGCGGCCGGGGCCGAGACGCGGATCACATAATCGCGTGGATCGGAGAAGCCGAGCACAGCGCGCGCGCGCTCTTCCAAAAGATCGCGAGACAGACTGTCGGTGCGCAGATAGCGAACCCGTGTCTCAAGGTCGCGGCGCTGCTCGGTCAGATGCGCCAGCTGGTCCTCGCGCTGCCCCAGCAAGGCGTCGCGAGATGATCCGCTCAGCAGTCCGCGCTCGCCCGTCAGCGCCTGCACCCCGAGATAGGCGAGAAGCAGCAACAGGGCGAGGGACAGGCGGTAAGGTTTCATCCGTTCGGGCACTTGAGACGCTCCTTCTGAGCGCGAAAACACAGTTCAGAAACCGTGCCCGAAAATGCCTAACGAAATGTAGCTTGACCGTAAGATTGTCGGCGGAAAACGCTGATTCTCCGCCGACAATTCCGTTTCCTATTTCAGCAGCATGCCATCGCCGAAATAGACGCCCTGATCGCCCAGCATTTCCTCGATGCGGAGCAACTGATTGTACTTCGCCACCCGGTCAGAGCGGGCCAGCGAGCCGGTCTTGATCTGCCCGCAGTTGGTCGCCACGGCTAGGTCGGCGATGGTGTAGTCCTCGGTCTCGCCCGACCGGTGGCTCATCACGGCGGTGTAGCCTGCGCGGTGGGCCATATCGACGGCGTCCAGCGTCTCGGACAGGGTGCCGATCTGGTTGACCTTGATCAGGATCGAGTTGGCCAGACCTTCGCCGATACCCGCAGCCAGACGCGCCGGATTGGTCACGAACAGATCGTCGCCGACCAGTTGGACGCGGTCGCCCAGGCGCTCGGTCAGCAGGCGCCAGCCGTCGAAGTCATCCTCGGCCATACCATCCTCGATCGACACGATCGGGAAGCGTTCGCACAAGTCGACCAAGTAGGCGGCCATGCCTTCGGAATCGACGGTCTTGCCCTCGCCCGCCATGACGTACTTGCCGTCCTTGAAGAACTCGGTCGAGGCGACGTCGAGGCCCAGGTGGAAATCCTCGCCCGCGAGGTAGCCCGCCGCCTGGCCCGCCTTGGTGATGAAGCTCAGCGCCTCGTCGGCCGACGCCAGATTGGGCGCAAAGCCGCCCTCGTCGCCAACGTTGGTGTTGTGACCGGCGTCCTTCAGTTGCTTCTTCAGGGCGTGGAAGATTTCGGCTCCCATACGCACGGCGTCCGAAAAGGTCTCGGCGCCGGTGGGCAGGATCATGAACTCCTGGATGTCGATCGGATTGTCGGCGTGGGCGCCGCCGTTGATGATGTTCATCATCGGGGTCGGCAGGACGCGGGCCGAGACTCCGCCCAGATAGCGATACAGTTCCTGATTGGCCGACAAGGCGCTGGCTTTGGCGACCGCCAGAGACACGCCCAGGATCGCGTTGGCGCCCAGACGGCCCTTGTTGGGCGTGCCGTCCAGTTCGATCATCGCCTCGTCGATCCGGCGCTGCTGCTCGGCGTCCATGCCGGACAGGGCGTCGAAGATTTCGCCGTTCACGGCGTCGACCGCCTTCTGGACGCCCTTGCCGCCCCACATGTCCTTGTCACCGTCACGCAGTTCGACCGCTTCGTGCGCGCCCGTAGACGCGCCGGACGGAACGGCGGCGCGGCCGAACGAACCGTCTTCCAGCGTGACATCGACCTCGACCGTCGGATTGCCCCGGCTGTCGAGGATCTGGCGGGCGACGATGTCGGCGATGTCGGTCATGGCTCGGCTCTTTGGCTCAAGGGGCAAGGGAGGTCAGACGGTTTAGCCGCCTCCCCGCCAAACGCCAATGCCGACATCGTCGCCGGGCGTCAGGAACAGCCTTCGACCAGTTGGATCGACGGATCGCCGGCGTGAATGGCGATGACCTTGCCGTCCGCGCCGACTTCATAGCGGACCCCACGGGCTGCCGAGTCGGTGACATAGGCGCTGGAACCGCCTTTTGACCAGGCATACAGGTCTTCAGCGGGCGCATCCTGATATTTGTGCGGTTGCGCGAATATCGATCCGCCGTACGCCTGTTTGATCGCCATGGCCGTGTCGCCAACCTTAAACCCGCGATCGGTCTCGATTGTCGCGCCACGAGACAGCGTGATTCGCGTCAGGACGCCTCTTTGGATCATCACGAGCACGTCGGCTGGCGCTTTGGTCGGATGGAACTGATCGCAGACCTCCGGCTCCGGGCCGCCAACAGCGTTCGGCTGGGAGTCC from Brevundimonas fontaquae includes these protein-coding regions:
- a CDS encoding DUF3606 domain-containing protein, with amino-acid sequence MAGLKDKRGFIDKDRIDLSERQSVEYWMKRWGVTKDQITAAHRKVGRMTKDIAAELGKKR
- the lpdA gene encoding dihydrolipoyl dehydrogenase — encoded protein: MAAEFDLVVIGSGPGGYVAAIRASQLGLKVAIVERENLGGICLNWGCIPTKALLKSGEKFESLSHLKEYGLSASGASFDFDAIIQRSRGVAKQLNQGVGFLMKKNKIEVIEGSAKLEKGAAPPKVVVAMKAGGSRVLEAKSVMLAVGARARALPQIGLEADGDRIWAYREAMAPKFMPKSIVVIGSGAIGIEFGSFYRALGCDVTVVEAVDRIMPVEDEEVSKAAQKSFEKRGMKFKLGAKVTKVSKDAKGVKVAVEIGGKAETLEAEVCISAVGITANTDGIGLEELGLEMDRGHVKIDGHCQTNVKGLYAIGDCAGAPWLAHKASHEGIHAAEHIAGYKTPNVHSPIAGCTYAQPQVASVGVTEQAARAEKRDVKIGRFPFRVNGKAIASGDTDGFVKVIFDAKTGALIGAHMIGHEVTEMIQGYVTAITMEATEEDIHGIVYPHPTMSEAMHEAALDAYGRVIHI
- a CDS encoding glutathione peroxidase: MTSVYDFSARAIDGTDVSLDRFRGQALLIVNTASKCGFTGQYDGLEKLHRAFADQPFEVLGFPCNQFGEQEPGKAAEIAAFCATSFDVTFPLFDKVEVNGPNRHPLYAWLTEQKRGFLGSKAIKWNFTKFLTDREGRVVARYAPQTEPEAIKADIEKLI
- a CDS encoding pyruvate dehydrogenase complex dihydrolipoamide acetyltransferase produces the protein MTDILMPALSPTMEEGVLAKWHVKVGDVVSAGDVIAEIETDKATMEVEAVDEGEVTDILVAEGTEGVKVNTPIARLKDEGGAAAAKPAERSAAKTEAPKAEAAPAAAEAPKAATPAAPAPAAPKSDSGDRIFSSPLARRIAAQNGVDLKSIKGTGPHGRIVKRDVEGVAKGATQPAAASATTAAATSGIEPRKAQSLAQMGIPDGSYDLIPLDGMKKAVARRMVDSVQNVPHFPLFIDCEIDQLMAVRAKVNKMLEPQGIKVSVNDFVIKAAALALKMVPEANASYTPEGIAMHHNADVSMAVAIDGGLITPIIKKAETKGLAQIATESKDLAKRARDRKLKPDEFQGGTFSVSNLGMFGIKQFTSIINEPQGCIMSVGAGEQRAVVKNGQVVPATVMTVTLTCDHRVVDGATGARFLQAFKPLIEDPVAMLA
- a CDS encoding DUF5076 domain-containing protein; this encodes MTEASEFMLTTPDSVAADAAAIEVLRMWWSKDEPVMSVKPAFNDPIQFGRLLAYAARHMAHGYAVRHQHDETAAYHRILEGLSEVVKANDVRTVAEPITPTGGNA
- a CDS encoding pyruvate dehydrogenase complex E1 component subunit beta; amino-acid sequence: MTDILMPALSPTMEEGTLTKWHIKAGDTVSAGQVIAEIETDKATMEVEAVDEGEVLEILVAEGSENVKVNTPIARLAGEDGAAAPAPKADPAQGEAEAPKAAAEGKTGDPEKAPAQTATPKVELRDPEIPADAKLVKTTVRDALRDAMAEEMRRDDRVFLIGEEVAQYQGAYKVSRDLLQEFGDQRVVDTPITEHGFAGLGVGAAMSGLKPIVEFMTFNFAMQAIDHIINSAAKTLYMSGGQIRAPIVFRGPNGAASRVGAQHSQDYSAWYAQVPGLKVIAPYDAADAKGLLKAAIRDPNPVVFLEHEMMYGLEFDVPEVEDYVLPIGKAKVRREGKDVTITAHSRMVGFALQAAEKLAEEGIEAEVIDLRTLRPLDHETIVESVKKTNRLVSAEEGWGPMGVGAEVVARVIEHAFDYLDAPPLRVHQEDVPLPYAANLEVLSLPGVDKIIAAVKQVMA
- the pdhA gene encoding pyruvate dehydrogenase (acetyl-transferring) E1 component subunit alpha, with translation MAKAPAKSAQTTTPDKLPNTPTASKEDLLRFYREMVLIRRFEERAGQLYGMGLIGGFCHLYIGQEAVAVGVQESVKQGHDKIITGYRDHGHMLAAGMDPKEVMAELTGRSGGSSKGKGGSMHMFDVPTGFYGGHGIVGAQVALGTGLAFAGKYRGDDSVAFVYFGDGASNQGQVYESFNMAQLWKLPAIYIIENNQYAMGTSIERSSSTTELYQRGASFGIPGEQVDGMDVLAVRDATARAVKRAREGGGPFILEVKTYRYRGHSMSDPAKYRTKEEVDEVKKTRDPIDHLKTLLSAANATEDELKAIDTEIKAIVAEAVQFAQESPEPDPSELYTDVYVEA
- a CDS encoding FtsB family cell division protein, which encodes MKPYRLSLALLLLLAYLGVQALTGERGLLSGSSRDALLGQREDQLAHLTEQRRDLETRVRYLRTDSLSRDLLEERARAVLGFSDPRDYVIRVSAPAAQG
- the eno gene encoding phosphopyruvate hydratase; the encoded protein is MTDIADIVARQILDSRGNPTVEVDVTLEDGSFGRAAVPSGASTGAHEAVELRDGDKDMWGGKGVQKAVDAVNGEIFDALSGMDAEQQRRIDEAMIELDGTPNKGRLGANAILGVSLAVAKASALSANQELYRYLGGVSARVLPTPMMNIINGGAHADNPIDIQEFMILPTGAETFSDAVRMGAEIFHALKKQLKDAGHNTNVGDEGGFAPNLASADEALSFITKAGQAAGYLAGEDFHLGLDVASTEFFKDGKYVMAGEGKTVDSEGMAAYLVDLCERFPIVSIEDGMAEDDFDGWRLLTERLGDRVQLVGDDLFVTNPARLAAGIGEGLANSILIKVNQIGTLSETLDAVDMAHRAGYTAVMSHRSGETEDYTIADLAVATNCGQIKTGSLARSDRVAKYNQLLRIEEMLGDQGVYFGDGMLLK